The Candidatus Fukatsuia endosymbiont of Tuberolachnus salignus nucleotide sequence TTGTCTTTACAGGAAAGTGTTTGCCTTTTCTAGTGTCCAAATTTATTGGGCCAGAATAATCTAAAAGGAGGACTAAAACTAGACAGTGAAAAAGTAACATTCTTAGTGTGATGTTTTTTCCCAATGAATTAATTATCTGCAAACCTTACAAAAAAAATCACCGCATGCAGTTCCTGTTTATACAAAATGGAAGGATAGAATAAAATTAGTTCAAAGCTTTAACTCATAAAGATATCAAAAAACAGACTGAATTTAGCCCTCTATTCGAACAATTTTCTGATTTTTTTGATGTAAAAGCAAATCTTTCTGATAAAATGCTGCTTAGCTTGGCTAAAGAATTGGAATCACTTACTTTTGTAAAATATTGTTCTTTATCAATGGATCTAGTTTATTTTATGCCATCATCAGAAATTAATGATATTGCCTTTAATTTTGAGAATCACCATGCCAATACCAACACCTCAAGAAACAACATTAGATCATAAAAAGAGATTTCTGATTCCCTGGGATGCATGTGATTCTCATGTTCATGTCATAGGGTCACAAGATCGCTACCCTATGCTATCCTCTCGTGCTTATACACCACCAGAAGCACAGGTTGCGGATTTACAGGCGCATTTGTCTACACTACACATGTCGCGTGTTGTACTAATTCAACCCAGTTTCTATGGATCAGATAATCGCTGTCTGGTTGCCGCACTACAACAGCTCGGAAATATCGCACGTGGTGTCGTAGTTATTGATGAAAAAACTTCCGATAAAGAGCTTTCAATGCTCACCATAAATGGTGTACGCGGGGTACGGATGAACTTGGAATCGATTGGTGTACGCAGCCCACAAGCTGCACACCGTGAGCTAAATTCACTTGCTACACGCATCGCGCCTTATGGATGGCATATTCAAATCTATGCATCGTCGCATGTAATCGCTGCTTCTATAAACCAGATTTCGACGCTTCCGGTGCACGTTGTTTTGGATCATTTCGCTATGATTCAGCCGAAAAAAGGGCTTAACCAGCCTGATTTTTTGTCTATTCTTGAACTTGTACAAACCGGTAAAGTGTATGTGAAACTTTCCGCCCCCTATCGTATTTCACAAGCTGTTCCTGATTATTCCGACGTGTTACCTTTTGCAAGTGCATTTATTGAGGCACATCCTGATCGTATGCTGTGGGCAAGTGACTGGCCGCATACCCGTCGAACATGTGGAAATTCAACGACAGAGCCAAGTCCGTTTAGGGTTGTCGACGATCAGTATATCTTGAGATTATTGCAAGAATGGGTTCCCTCAAAAGAAATACGTAAAAAAATCCTTGTTGATAATCCCGCTTGCCTGTACGGCTTTTAAATGCCCATGGCTAATCGTCCAGGAACTAAATCTATTTAGTAACCACAATATTAAATAGCACATTGAAAACAATCAGATAAAATATTTTTTGCTTAAATGGCAGGCAATAAAAGACGACAAAACACGATTTTTAATTCACTATTTATCAATACGTTGCCTTTTCATTTTGACCTGTCATTTGTGCCATTATACGTCAATATTGCCGCTGTTTGTCTAATAAAAAAGCATTTTAGTCAGTCCTGCCTCCATCCACGGAACGAGTGAGTGTGCTGTCTGTTACATATACTGTGAGCCTTTTGAAGATGGTAGGGCACCTAAACCCAATCAATTTGCTTATACTGATATTCACCATTTACGACCGGCTGATATCAGCGTGAATAATACACGCTGGAACAAGGATTTTGATTGGGGCGGCCCCCCCCCTTGGCAGAGTCACCGGAGAATAAAATAGATCGCGACAGTTTTGAGCCTGCCGATAATGTCAAAGGTGATGTCAGTCGAATGCTGTTTTATATGGATGTACGCTATCAAGGAGACGTTGATTCCAAAGTGGGTAATTTGAGCTTAATAGGTACTAGTTGTCGTCGCCTAGCTATAATGAATTAGGAAAACTCTGCACGTTGCTAAAGTGGCACAGGCAAGACTCTGTTTCTGATTGGGAACAGCAAACTTGTTGCTTGTTAAGCAACAATAGGCACCATAGAAGGGCTTCTACGCGATTTTTTCGCACAAGGTAATGCAAAAAATGCCTAAAAACCGTTCTTTTTTTATTAGGCAACAAGTCTATTGATTTAACTTTTCAAATTTTTTCGCTGACTATTGCTTAAAATAACCTTTTCAATCGTACATATAATAGTCACCGCCCGTATAAAACGTGCGTCAGGCACGCAATACTTATAACAAGTATAAAAGTATTTATGATGAATAGGTAGTTACACAATTGAATCAGGGTGAGAGCACGAATGTTTTTTAATCTAAAAATACGCATAATTTACATTTTATTAATTCAGTTAAATGGAAGACAGCATGACTTCTTAGGTGCTAGTTAGATTAAATATTAATCAATTTGTTCATTTTTTGCCAACTCGTACTCTCACTCTGAATAGTTCATTGACCTGCAAAATGAAAAAAATTTACTATAAATAAAATAAATTACATTTTATTAGAAGATAATTTTTTCAAGAAGAGTCTAATTAATAATGAGATGGTTTTTGTGACAAATAGTTTAATAGAAGGCAGACATGATTAGGAGTAGAAGTACATTTGTAGAAGTAAGCTATGAAGGACTAGAGGGTAGTCTGAGTGGCAATACAGAAAAAGCTATGCATATGAATTTTCTTTTTGATTTTTTTGATTTATTTGGAATATGAAAGCGGAAAAGCGAAACTTGAGCAATTATATGATAAATTACATAAAAATTCGGAGGGGAGAGAAGACGATAGTATCGAAAAATTAATAATTTTTTCAGCTATGATCAATATGGCTACAAATGATAAAAAAGACAAATGTACAGTTTTTCTAAATAATCATGGAGGAATAATATTCTATATCAATGGAAAATCTATTTTCAGTCAGGTTATTGATAATACTTCTCATGCCATAATACTAAATATTTTTTTAGAACATAATTTATCCATCCCAAATTCTGATTCATATCTTATAAAAGATGCTAATAAATTAGAAGAATTTAATTTATTATATAATAAGCTACATAAAAAAAATGAAAATAAATTTAAAATAGTAACGTTTAGAAATATATGTAATGTAATGATTTTTTCTCAAATAAGAGATTTAGCTCCTCATAATAAAAAAGATAAATTTATGGTCTCTGTAAGAGAGGGTAAAATGGTGTTTTCCATTTCTGGAGTGTCTATTCATACTGAGTCTATCTCAGAGCATTCTAGTCAATTTATCCAAAATAGTCTTTTAGGCTTTAATCAAACTATGCTAGATACAGAAGAATTAATAATACCAATCAAAAAAATAATGGATGAAAAAATTAGAAATTATTTCATCCCGTATGGAAAAAGATTAGTAGAAATAAAAAATCATGCTATCAATACTATGAAGGAATTTGTGAAATTAGTATATGCCGGTACTTATCTTAAACATGAGGGTATAATATATTATTATGATGTGGAGAAAAAGTATTGTAAGAGTGTTATTTATGCACCAGGTACAGAGCCAGAAAGTAAATTAACAGGAAAGTCTAAACAGGTAAAAAAAATGGATCACCGATTTGTGACGTTAATCCCTAACTTAGAATCTCAAGATAACCTTCCTGATAATTCTTCTGACCTTGGTCATTTTAACGAATTCAAACATGAGAATAATAAATATTATAACGAGTTATCAGAGCTAAATGCCATAATAGATGGTTTAGTGGTAGATCATGGTTTGATAATTATGCGTAATGCAGGTGATAACTTATATAGATTAATATTCGATGATAAAATTATTATTGGTATTATGAGTTTTACGAATGTGTTATTCGAATTAAAAAAATTGCATACCAACGGTATTTATATAACAGATATTAAACTTGGAAATTTGACCTATGATGAAAAAAGTGAAGAAGTTAGAATGATTGATGTACAAAATAGGGTTAGAAAAGGAGAAAAGCACAAAAAAATAGGACACACTAACAGATATGTTACTGTTCAAGTATATTCTTATTGTACTGAGCGAGTTGACCCAAACAGTGAAGAAATGCATGATAGTAATTATCACTATCTAAGAGTAGCGGACGAATATGCTATTCTTATATGTATGATGCAATCTACTACAGGAGATCGTGTTTTTCGTAGTCCATCACCTAGTAACGTTGGAGAGAAATGGAACCATCATGGAATAATGAATTATAAAAACCAAGATATTATTTCGGATTGGATCGATCATTATGTACAACTTGAATTTCGTGAGCATGTTAAAAAATTTTTAACAAACCCTGCTAAAGCTGCAGATGAATCACCTGATCGAAAATATTTAGCCGACATGCTATCCATTCAGAATGGTCAATTTGTACAGAACTTTTAGCATAGAAGAACAGGTCGAAATGAAGAGGCAACATATTGATAAATAGTGACTGAAAAGTTGTGTTTTGTCGTGTTTTGTTGCCTATTATATAAGCAAAAATATTTTATCTATTTGTTTTTAATGGGTTATTTAATTTTGGTGTCACTACAACAGAGTATAGAGAGCAGTTGGCAATGGATGCAACCGGCTTTCAATACGGTGTTTACTGTCAGAGCAGAGAAAAACGGCGCGAATTATTCTCTATTTGCCAATGCCAGACTGACCTTTAATCACAGTGATTTGAGCATTGATACCCTGTACAGAGATAAACAAGTGGCAACTCATACCCAATATCAGCGGCAATTCAACGATAACTATGGTGTTACTACTCTCAATGTCGAGAGTGAAACCCTGGAGCGCGATTATTATTTTAGCAGTGATATTCACCGCAATGGTACCCGAGGAAATGTAGGACTACGAGTTGCTCTCAATAACCAGGTAGCCAGTAGCAGTTTTCATTACGGTAGTATATTGGCAGCCAATACCAGTGGTATTGCCTTGGGGCGTAGCAATTACAGTGGCGTGGCAATGCTGGTGAAAGTACCCCGTTTGGCAGGAACCGCTTATAGCTTCAACGTTGAAGGTTCTCCAGTTGCAAATGGTGGAACCTATGCGGTGCCAATCTCTCGCTACCAGGATCACGCCTTTGTCCGTACGCAGAGCGAGGGAAGCTTGCATGATATAGCGGTGCAGCTCCCCGCAAATATCGTGCAAGCTCACCCGGGCCAGGTATTTTCGGTAGCAGCTAACGTCAAATTAAGTCTGCTTTATTATGGTTTTTTTGTTGATGCCAATCGTCAGCCGATAGAGGGTATTGTCCAAGAGACAGGCGATATTGTTTATCCCAATGGCATGTTTTCCATCAATTCTGACCTCGTATTGAAATACCTCACAATTAAGCATAAATCGGCGTTTTATCTCTGTGATATGAGTCAACAATCTGGCCATTATTATTTTTGTCAACCTGATACATTTACTGAAAAACAGAAGGAAAAATGATGAAACTCAAAGGGTTATTACTTAGTATTACACTATTACTTTTTTTTACTACAAAGGTACAGACACAACTACTGGTGATGCCAACTCGCACTACTGTAGAAGCATTACAGACAGATCAAATAATCAGGGTGATCAACAAAGGTGATACACCACTCTATTTAACAGTGACATTAGAACGTATTGAAAATCCGGGACAGGATCCAGAACGCAAAACGCCGATAGGGCGGATCCAAAAACCTGAAATGATGTTCAATCCGATTCGTATTACTTTAGGAGCAAAACAGGAACGCAATATTAATTTGTCTCCCTTGACCGTGCCAATACAGGAAACGTTATATCGCCTATATATTACCCCTGTGATAAAATAACCCATTAAAAACAAAAAGATAAAATATTATTGCTTATATAATAGGCGACAAAACACGACAAAGCACAACTTTTCAGTCACTATTTATCAATACGTTGCCTCTTCATTTCGACCTGTCGTCTTGCACCGAGCGAAGGTTCCTTTCTGTCATTCATCGTAAAATAACTCACTTTCCCAGCATCCAAGGTAGCCTTGTTTGAAACCTGTTTCATAGACATCGGTAATGCTATCTTTTGCTTCTTGGTTTTTGTCATTAAGTGCACTCTAATGCCCTTGAACGGCATTCAACGCGGTTCAGTGACGACACAAATACGACACAGTCATTTTCTACACTTAGACATTTTCACAAAGCCATATTATCTTTAATTCGGGTTTCCTTAATGCTCAAAAAAAAAGAGACAATGCCGATTCATGAACAGAATTTGGCATTGTCGCAATTGACTTTTAATGAAGACTCAATAATAACCTTACTATGATCCTAGCAATTTATCCTGACGCAAAACTATCAACACTCTCTAAAAAACTAGCATCTTCAAGTCAATATGGGTGTATATCTTTCACCATGTTGCTGATAAGTAGCACTAAATTTAGACTCTTCCATACGGTACTCCTCTATACGTTGATTCATTGCCTTCATTGTTATTTGCATACTACATAAGATATTGTCTTCATACTCTTCAGAGTGACCACTGATTTCCACTATTGTATTTTTCAATGTTTTCCACAATTTATAGAGAGACTCTTGATAAGATCTTATCCTCGAGTCTGCGGAGGGGGATGTTTTTAAAATATTATCAATGAAATGTTGTATCCCTATGGCGGAGTCTATTTTCGATTTATTACTATTCCGTTGAAGTAAGGCGTCAATATCCTGATTGAGTTGTGCAAAAAAATATTCACTTCCTTTTATGAATTTTTTAAAAATTATTTGATCAGTTTCTTTTTTATCTAATTTCTTTAGAAAGATAAGATAAATTTCACGGCCAATTATAGTTTCTTCTATTTTTTTGATTAGACGAGTAATACTATCATTTTCTATAAACTGAATACAGTCATTACATTGTTTTCTCAAATGATTAAGATCGTCTATACTACTTGTTTTTTCTACTTCGTTTTGTATTCTATTGAGAATAGAACTCCATCTATCACTAACTATTTCTTTCTTTTTAATATCAATAAAATGCTTTATATTCTCACCTAAATTTGGATAGTTAATAATAGTATTCTTGCCCAACATTGTAATGTAACGGTCTAACCAGCCAATATGTTTTGGTGTTGCTTCTTTTTCTTCCATTATGGGTAAAAATTGAAAAGGTTTGAAAATATGCTCAAGTATCTCGCCCTTTATTTCTAAGTACTTATTTGTAATTTCTATTGGTGCTGGATACTTAAAGAGTTTCTCATAGGTTTTCCATAAAGCATTATAATCTTCGGCTGCCTTGGCATTTTCTAGTTTATCTCTCACTTTAGATAGAATAAACTTTAATGTTATTGCATTAATTTCATCAATATCAGAACTAAGAATTTCTTTAATGCCTTCCTCTAAACGAGGATCATGAATTATACAAGATGCAGATTTTATATATTCATTAAATGCAATATGCCAAGAAACAAGATCTTCTATAGTATCGTCATCTTTCCTTGGTGATATACGTGATTGTTCATCAAAAATCTTGCGAGCTGTAGTCTTTATTTCTTCGTTAAAAATATTTTTAAGTTTATCTTTATCAGCGTCATTTAATGACATATTCTTATGTATGGATATACGACATTTTATTAATGTATCTAATAATACTCTATATTCTTCTATTGTAGAGGGATCCACAATTGTACATATATGAAGTATTTCTTGTTGAGCAAGATTTAGCATTTCATTTTTTGTTTTTTCACTTAAATTTTTATTTTCAAATGCTGCAACAAGATTATCAGATAATTTTAATATTGAGGAATACATGTATTCTTCTTTATCTTCTTTATCTTCTTTATCTGGTTTAAATTTAAATAAATTTCTTTTAAAAATACAGATAGCAAGAGAATCTATTTCATTTTGAATCTTAGAGAGTATTGTCTTTTTATCTATCTCTTCTAAAAGGAGAGTAGAATCTATACACATATAAAGTCTATTTTTTTCAGAAAGAACTTCAACGAATTTATCTATAGGATCCGAATCTTTTTCATTTATTATCGAGTTATTTAATTTTTCTTTAAAAAAAGAAATTTGTATTTGATTAACCTCTTTAATACATTCGATTAATTCTTTATTAGGTATGCCCGATTCTATAGCTTCCTTAACATTCAAAATGTTATCTAATTTTCTAGAAAAATCTTCTTCCACCTGAAATAAATAAACTTGAATTTCGTTTTCTAGTTCTATCTGTTCGACTCTAGAAAGAGATGACTGAGACCTAATTAATATATTAGTATCCATACGAAAGCGTAAAAGAAATTGGCAGATGTCTTTTCTCAGGTTCTTGTGATCTTGTAATATCTGATCGGGTACTGACATGTGCTTTTCTTTACTTTTCTCTAAATACTGTTCAGATCGTTTTCTTATTCCCTCTAAATCAGTATTAGCATTTTCAATAGGAAAGTTTCCAGAAAAATTATATTCAGATGTCACGACATTGAAAT carries:
- a CDS encoding endonuclease, yielding MAESPENKIDRDSFEPADNVKGDVSRMLFYMDVRYQGDVDSKVGNLSLIGTSCRRLAIMN
- a CDS encoding amidohydrolase family protein, translating into MPIPTPQETTLDHKKRFLIPWDACDSHVHVIGSQDRYPMLSSRAYTPPEAQVADLQAHLSTLHMSRVVLIQPSFYGSDNRCLVAALQQLGNIARGVVVIDEKTSDKELSMLTINGVRGVRMNLESIGVRSPQAAHRELNSLATRIAPYGWHIQIYASSHVIAASINQISTLPVHVVLDHFAMIQPKKGLNQPDFLSILELVQTGKVYVKLSAPYRISQAVPDYSDVLPFASAFIEAHPDRMLWASDWPHTRRTCGNSTTEPSPFRVVDDQYILRLLQEWVPSKEIRKKILVDNPACLYGF